In the uncultured Methanobacterium sp. genome, one interval contains:
- a CDS encoding DUF2304 family protein has protein sequence MILYQYIGIIIGIIGILITFLRFKDGKMSFNMLIVWIAIWLLLIIFSIDPDTTSALASITGIGRGLDLILIIGLIGCYYFIFKIYNLIENVEGEISNLVREIALERGQSKNDKKDNKKENSGEDIKLDNP, from the coding sequence ATGATATTGTACCAGTACATAGGAATAATTATAGGAATAATTGGGATATTAATAACTTTTTTAAGGTTTAAAGACGGGAAAATGTCTTTTAACATGTTAATAGTATGGATTGCTATCTGGTTGCTTTTAATTATTTTTTCAATCGATCCTGACACCACATCAGCCCTGGCCAGTATAACTGGAATCGGACGAGGTTTAGACCTTATCCTAATCATAGGCCTCATAGGCTGTTATTATTTTATATTCAAAATATACAACCTCATTGAAAATGTTGAAGGGGAAATAAGCAATTTAGTCCGGGAGATAGCATTGGAACGTGGTCAATCTAAAAATGATAAAAAAGATAATAAAAAAGAAAATTCTGGGGAAGATATTA
- a CDS encoding glycosyltransferase family 2 protein — MKDTKPLKSSERQKGIYIVLPAYNEEKTIKDVMEELIDVGFNLIVVDDGSTDNTYQVSLNFLKKYPSQVSLYRHLINRGLGATLRTGIEAALTHDSTIIVTFDADGQHHAQDILPLCQPLIHDEADVVIGKRNFNEMPFHKKFGNVVMNLITIIFYGKNVEDSQSGLRAFNREAAGLMELHSRDYGVSSEIIGEVGRKHLRMVEVPITTIYTDYSLSKGTNTRVGLKILARLIRNVFK, encoded by the coding sequence TTGAAAGACACCAAACCCCTTAAATCATCAGAGAGACAAAAAGGCATATACATCGTGCTACCTGCTTACAATGAAGAAAAAACCATTAAAGATGTTATGGAAGAATTGATTGATGTTGGTTTTAATCTGATTGTGGTTGATGATGGTTCCACTGATAACACCTACCAAGTTTCCCTGAATTTTTTAAAGAAGTATCCATCCCAGGTAAGTTTATACCGGCATCTTATTAACAGAGGATTGGGAGCGACCTTGAGAACCGGAATTGAAGCTGCACTTACCCATGACTCTACTATAATCGTTACCTTTGATGCTGATGGTCAACATCATGCCCAGGACATTCTTCCCCTCTGCCAGCCCCTGATCCATGATGAAGCAGATGTGGTGATTGGGAAGAGGAACTTCAATGAGATGCCATTTCATAAGAAGTTCGGGAACGTGGTGATGAACTTAATCACTATCATTTTTTATGGAAAGAATGTTGAGGATTCTCAATCAGGTCTCCGTGCATTTAACAGGGAAGCAGCGGGTTTAATGGAACTCCACTCCCGAGATTACGGAGTTTCTTCCGAGATAATTGGGGAAGTAGGGAGAAAACATCTGCGCATGGTCGAAGTACCCATAACCACTATTTACACTGATTACTCACTCTCTAAGGGCACTAACACCAGGGTGGGTTTAAAAATATTGGCCAGGCTAATTAGAAATGTTTTCAAATAA
- a CDS encoding flavodoxin family protein → MVKIIGIVGSPRSNGNTENLVTEALQSAKDAGAKIELIKLGTAEIEPCIACDICKATGECAIYDDMGGILEKIRESHGLIIGSPVYFGSVTSQLKMLIDRSRPLRMDFKLKNKVGGAIAVGGSRNGGQETTISAIHDFLLIHDVVIVGDGAPLAHYGGTGVGSAKEASESDEVGLQTSRNLGKRVAELAMKINEN, encoded by the coding sequence TTGGTCAAGATCATTGGAATTGTGGGAAGTCCCCGTAGTAATGGTAACACTGAAAATCTGGTAACAGAAGCTCTTCAATCTGCTAAAGATGCTGGAGCCAAGATAGAACTCATAAAATTGGGAACTGCTGAAATTGAACCATGTATTGCCTGTGACATATGTAAAGCAACTGGAGAATGTGCTATATATGATGATATGGGTGGAATACTGGAAAAAATAAGGGAGTCCCATGGGCTGATCATAGGTAGTCCTGTTTACTTTGGTAGTGTTACTTCTCAGCTAAAAATGTTAATAGACAGGTCAAGACCTCTCCGTATGGATTTCAAATTGAAAAATAAGGTTGGTGGGGCAATTGCTGTTGGAGGATCACGTAACGGTGGTCAAGAAACTACAATATCTGCTATCCACGACTTTCTACTGATCCATGATGTTGTAATTGTGGGGGATGGTGCTCCCCTGGCTCACTATGGTGGAACTGGAGTTGGAAGTGCCAAAGAAGCCTCAGAAAGTGATGAAGTGGGCCTTCAAACCTCTCGTAACCTTGGTAAGAGAGTAGCAGAACTGGCCATGAAAATCAATGAAAATTAA
- a CDS encoding MnmC family methyltransferase: protein MEKNKNSFYTPLTPEERAMDIVREWSLKEKKGDKNARKWAALKIKDFLVETSDGTYTLQSEVMNESRETMHTTHGAFREAREKFAQPANLRGKKKIAILDICSGLGINAIAALEQVLDLLWEGKIKQLEMDLVEISWEVLAATLLIPCPLKNKPSKDNPSDNHSKNNPSNPHSIEAYHIIRKVIENYLITSGLLSFPCEMKEIPSSVDIRLHCKDARKMIMERSETQCYDAVFLDPFSPHKSPELYSQEFLAKLGSLLKKEGVIITYTSAAPVRYALIDTGLEIGEGPALGRSGGTIASFTLNRIPKSLNQSDERMIALSDAGIPFRDPDLNSSTDEIIQKRQLERMALRGHYKMASTVKAPVYLASDLEDMKIKRRVLKHLEKFNINDLNSLKARYLVCPQFSNCICCCGQEELSTSRERIKEMEKRLKIVAEGNFKDE, encoded by the coding sequence ATGGAAAAGAACAAAAATTCATTTTACACTCCTTTGACTCCTGAAGAAAGGGCCATGGACATAGTAAGGGAATGGTCATTAAAAGAGAAAAAAGGAGATAAAAATGCACGCAAGTGGGCTGCTCTAAAAATTAAAGATTTTTTGGTGGAAACCTCCGATGGTACTTACACTTTGCAGTCTGAAGTGATGAATGAGTCTCGAGAAACAATGCACACTACTCATGGTGCCTTTCGCGAGGCCCGTGAGAAATTCGCTCAACCTGCAAATCTGAGGGGCAAGAAAAAGATTGCGATTCTGGATATTTGCAGTGGACTGGGAATTAATGCAATAGCAGCTCTGGAACAGGTCCTAGACCTCCTGTGGGAAGGTAAGATAAAACAGTTGGAGATGGATCTGGTGGAAATATCGTGGGAAGTTTTAGCTGCAACCCTCTTAATACCATGTCCTTTAAAAAATAAACCCTCTAAAGATAATCCTTCAGATAATCATTCAAAAAATAATCCCTCAAATCCTCATTCAATAGAAGCCTATCACATAATTCGAAAAGTTATAGAAAATTACTTAATAACTTCAGGATTACTGTCATTTCCATGCGAGATGAAAGAAATTCCATCCAGTGTGGATATCCGTTTGCACTGTAAGGATGCTCGGAAAATGATAATGGAACGTTCAGAAACCCAGTGCTATGATGCCGTATTTTTGGACCCTTTCAGTCCTCATAAATCTCCCGAGCTTTACAGCCAAGAATTTTTAGCTAAACTTGGAAGCTTACTTAAAAAAGAGGGGGTTATTATAACCTACACTTCTGCAGCCCCAGTGCGATACGCACTCATTGATACTGGCCTGGAAATAGGAGAAGGACCTGCTTTGGGAAGAAGTGGTGGAACAATTGCTTCTTTCACATTAAACAGAATTCCCAAATCTTTGAACCAAAGCGATGAGCGCATGATTGCACTGTCTGATGCTGGAATTCCCTTTAGGGATCCGGATCTAAACTCTTCAACTGATGAAATAATTCAAAAAAGACAGCTTGAGAGGATGGCTTTAAGGGGTCACTATAAAATGGCATCAACCGTTAAAGCACCGGTTTATCTGGCCAGTGATCTGGAGGATATGAAAATTAAAAGACGGGTGCTCAAACATCTGGAAAAATTTAATATCAACGATTTAAATTCATTAAAAGCTCGTTATCTGGTGTGTCCCCAGTTTTCAAATTGCATATGTTGTTGTGGCCAGGAGGAACTTTCAACTTCCAGAGAAAGGATCAAAGAGATGGAGAAAAGATTAAAGATAGTAGCTGAGGGTAATTTTAAAGATGAGTAA